In Roseofilum capinflatum BLCC-M114, the DNA window CCAATGCCAGTAAAATCAGATCTAATTGGGCTTTGATATTGTCAAGTTGCTCTGGATCGGGAGTTTGATCCAAGGGCAATTGAGACAATGGGGACGTTGATTTAGGCGACTTCACGGGTGAAGGCATACTTTAAGCATAGGGGATGGTATTGATTCTAGTGTGAGTGTTACAGGTTTGGAAACCAGTTTTTGCAGAATGGGGCGTTGTGAATAAAAAACCCCCAGCCGCTAAGAACTGGGGGTGAGATAGGAATCAGGGTGCATCTATTGACTCTTGTTCCCCTAGATAAAAGACGGCTCCGGATCAAATAAAAATTAGACCTGCGTCTGAGATAGGACAATTGGTAAACTGGCCAAGCGATCGCCACACCAATGACTACAACTCCCCATAATAAAGAATCTGCTTGCGAGAATACCAATCTCAACCCTAACCATCATGAATGCAACCGACCTCGCCTTTACTCCAGCCACAGAACAGGCCCAACTGATCCGCAGCAAACAAGTTTCTCCCCTAGAATTAGTTGAACTCTATCTCGACCGTATCGCCACCTATGACGGCCAACTGGGTAGCTACTTTACTGTCATGGGTGAAGAGGCGATCGCCGATGCTAAAGCGAAAACGGAAATCCTGGCTCAACATCCCACGGATCTCCCCCCTTTCTTTGGCGTTCCCATTCCCGTCAAAGACCTCAAACGAGTCAAAGACGTGCGCTGTTGTTTTGGAGTGGCTGCCCTAAAAAACGAAATGGCCACCGAAGATGATGGCATCGTTACCAAACTGCGAGAGGCTGGATTTATTCTCCTCGGTAAAACTGCCACCTCTCAAGTCGGTTCCATGCCCTTTACCGAACCCCCCGGCTTTCCTCCTACCCGTAACCCGTGGAACCTAGAGCATACCTCTGGAGGCTCTAGTGGGGGCGCTTCGTCTGCCTTAGCTGCTGGCTTATGTCCCATTGCCCATGGATCGGATGGCGGCGGTTCAGTCCGGGGGCCTGCCGCCTGTTGTGGAGTTGTCGGTTTAAAGCCCTCGCGGGGTAGAATTTCCTTCGCTCCCCTCGGCGATAGTCTCCACGGTTTAGGAACCAATGGGGTTTTAGCCCGCAACATTGCTGATACGGCCACTTTACTCGATGCCATGGCGGGTTATATCACGGGAGACCCCTATTGGTTGCCCGATCCTCCGATTCCCTTTGCCCAAAGTTACCAAAAGCCTCTTTCTTCTCTGCGAATTGCCTTTAGTCCTAACCTATCTGACTTTGGTTTGGCTACCCCAGAGTATCAACAAGCCGTGACTGATACGGCCAAGGTCTTAGCCGATCTGGGTCATCACTTAGAAGAAGCTTGTCCGGCAGTTGCTGATATAAAAGAACCTTTTACCACCATTTGGCAGTCTGGAGTCGCTGCTTCTGGTTTGCCTCTGCAACTGTTGGAGCCGATCAATCAATGGTTAGCCTCTGGTACGGTGAACGCGGGTCAATACCTGCAAGCAGTTGGTCAAATGCAGAGGATTAGCCGTCGGATTGTGGCCTTTTGGGATTGCTATGATGTTTTACTGTTGCCGGTTTATTTGCATCCGCCGATTAAAGTGGGAGAATGGGCTGGTTTAGACCCGGCTCAAGCCTTTGAAAAAGTTACCCATTGGGTTGCTCCGTGCGCTCCCTTTAATGCTACGGGACAACCGGCGATCGCTCTTCCTGTGGGGTTTGGCGATCGGGGTTTACCCCTGAGTGTACAACTGGTGGGCAAACCGGGTGCAGAAGCTACTCTTTTATCCTTAGCGGCTCAGTTAGAACCGATTTATAATTGGGGTCAATATCGTCCCTCTTCCTATGGACAAAGGGAGATATGATTGCGGGGATGGGTTATAGACGATCATGTATACTTACGCCTTGATTAAAACACCCTCTACGGCTCTAGAACTGCCTCCAGGATTGGTGGGTGATTTAGAGCTGGTGGGCACTCCCCAGTTAGCGGCTATTACTGAGCCACGGATGTCGCCGACTAAAATGGAGGCGCTGGTTCAAGATGATGGACTTCTAGAGCAAGCTTATATTCATTATGGGGTCGTGGTCTGTGATTTATTTGCCAAGACTACGATTTTACCTCTGAAATTTTACCATTGTTTCCGCGATCGCCCGGCCCTAGAAGAGCATCTCAGCACCCATCAAGACCAGTATCTGAAAAGGCTCCATACCTTGGAAGGGAAAGGGGAATATATCTTAAAGGCGTTTCCCAAACCCCTAGAGCTTCCCCCCTTAGAGAAGGAACAAAAGGGAAAAGCCTACTTTCTGGCCAAGAAACGCCGCTATCAGGAGCAGCAAGAGTATCAAAACCGGCAAGAGGAACAATGGGATAGGCTGACGGAGCAAGTGCTGGCGCTCTATCCAGAGGCTATTATTCCTGAATCCGAAGACGAAAAACGAGAACTGTTTTGGTTAGGAGACAAGAATGGGCGATCGCCCTTAGACCAACACTTATTAACCTGGCAAGAGCTATGCCCCGATTGGGATTTACACTTGAGCGATCCGATCCCACCCTACGATTTTTTAGCGGGATAAGCTTTACGGTTCTTGAACATTCTGCCTAAGCATTGGGGAGGAAGTCCGAAAGACTTCCTCATTCTCTTCAAAAGCGACTAAATCAATCCGCAGGGGGCCGGCTGTATAGGTAGTTTCCGAGGCGATCGCTTGAATGGTGATTCGGGTCGGGTTTTCTTGAATTTTCTCTACAAAATTCATCAAGGTTTCCGGCGAACCATCGCCCACTTGTAAGCGGCTTTCTAAAATCCCTCCTCGACGGGCCCGAAAGCGACAAGATTCGATCAAAATTCCAATTTGTTCGATTAATTCCTCTTCACTCATGGTCGCGCCATTGGTTATGCCAGTGGCGATCACTTCTCCAGATTCAAATACTACTTGATTTAAGGCCACATCCGCAAAAATTTCCACATTCGATTCGCCGCGAATATAGTTGCCTGCCGACAACAACCGAACCACATATTCTTGACCATCAGCAATTCGTTCTTGCAACTGTTTTACTTGGTCTTCAGTGACTTGAATGACTTGCTCATTGAGTTGGCCTGTTCCTGGTTTCACCTGTTCTCTAGCCGATTGATTGGCAATTTCCAATAACCGATTAACCGCTTGTACAGAACCTTGGGGATCAAGAATTTCTACGACCACAGAAGCCAGGATTTGTCCGCGCAATAAAGCCAAGTTTCCTTGACGTAAATCTTGATAATCTTGATAATATTGTTCAAAGATCCTCACTTGTCGCTCTAAAAATTTCTGTTGATTTTCGAGTTCTTTTAATCGCTCCTCTCGCTCTTCAATGACTTGATTGCGATCCTCAATTTCCCGATCGCGGTTTTCGATCTCCTCATCTCGCTGGGCAATTAACTCATTGCGTTCAGCAATTTCTTCATCTCGTTGTGCAATTTGGGACTTAACCTCATTTTGCTGACGAATTAATTCTTCCCGCTCGGATCTCAGTTGCTCTAATTCTGATCGTAGCGTTTCGGTTTGAACATTGACTCTTTGCAGTTGATCTTGGGCTTGTTGAAATTTTCCCATGACCTGCTGTAACTGAACTTGGGTTTTCTCAAAATTGGCTTGAATCTCCCTTAACTGGGCTTGAGTTTTGTCCAAGTTTTCCTCGGTGGCCGATTTTTGGGCAATCACTGTCTGCAAACTGGCATTGAGATTATCTAAATTTTCTTGTACCAGTTCCCGTTCTGCTCGAGCCTGAGCGAGGTCAATTTCAATCTGGGCCTTTTGCGCTTGAGTTGATTGGAGTTCTCGACGAGCTTGACGCAGTTTACGCTGGGTTTCATCATACTCAAAAATCCCTCGGCGCAAAGGCTGACTCATAGCAAAGAGAATGCCTAGGGTTGACCCAGAAATCAAAGTACCCGTAACAATGGTTACTAAAACGGCAGTTTGTCGGGGGCGAAGATTAAATAAACTTAACCTGGCTTTACCCACCTTTGTCCCCAGGCGATCGCCCAGGGTAGCGAGTAAACCCCCTAAAAATAAAATCGAGACAATTAGAATAATGCCAATAGTCATGGGTAGCTACAGACAATCCAAGATCCAGCCTATCCCATCAGAGTAAAGGCGATCGCCCAAACCGTCAGAATTTACATGGGTGTTCAATTTAAGCAAACTGTTGACTCAGAACTACTGGATTATGTACCGTAATCTTCTTCTTATGGATAGAAATCATCTTTTCCGCTCGTAAATCACCCAGCAAACGGGTAACCGTGACTCGCGTAGAGCCGATCGCCTCGGCGATCGCCTGATGAGAGAGCTTTAGATCGATCGTAATTCCATCCTCGGAAGGAACCCCAAAATCTCGACATAAAATCAACAAAAAACTCACCAGTCGCGATCCCATATCCCGGTGAGCCAATGTCTCAATCATCATCTCCGTTTGTAAGATCCGAGAAGAAAGACCTTGCAGCATCACCATCGACAGCTCTGGATTTTGTTTAATCGTCTTCTCTACCCGATCGATGGGCAGAGAAAGCAATTCTACTGGGGTAAAGGCCACAGCATGATAAAATCGGTCGGAGCGATGGCCGGTAATTAAGGACAACACCCCGAAGACACTATTTTCCCGCAGGAGGGCTACAGTAATCTCCTCTCCAGCCTCATAAACTCTAGAGAGCTTAACCGCTCCTTTGAGCAGGAAATAAACCCGCTCGGCTGGATCGCCCGGAAAAAAGATGGTTTTACCACGCTCAAAGCTTTCCACCACTGGAGGAAAACCACCGCCACTCATTTGGCGAAACATAGCCGCTAGGGGTTTGTCATCACTGAGTACCATATTGCTTTACTTCGTAATGTGTGACTGTGCGATCGCGATAGCGTTGCGGAGCAATCTCGCTCTCCAACCAAGTGATCTGGTGAGCAGTGTATCACCTCCCACCACTGGCCTTAAAACAAATTTAACGGAGTTTTTAAATCAAGGTGTTATCTTAATCCGGGATGGATTGGTATGAGTTTAACGAATCTAGACCCATTCGTGGAAAACTCGACCCCAAAAAATCTCTGCCCACCCAGATCGGGCAGTCAGTCTGTATGAGATGATGCCAATAGACCCAAAAGAGTGTACGATGACCTCTTTTGGGATATCTCAGCTAGATTCTATTGACGATCAAACCATCATGCTCAATTTAACTGGAAAAAACGCGCTCATTTTAGGGGTTGCCAATAACCGCTCCATCGCTTGGGGAATTACCCAACAACTCCATCAAGCGGGGGCTAACTTAGGAATTACCTATTTACCGGACGAAAAAGACCGCTACCGCAAAAAAGTCCAAGATTTAGTTTCTCCCCTCAATCCCAGTCTATTTCTGCCCTGTGATGTGCAAAATGACGATCAGGTGGCCGAGATGTTCGAGACGGTGAAAAAAGAATGGGGCCATCTGGATATTCTGGTTCATTCTTTGGCCTTTGCGGGTAAAGATGAACTCACGGGAGACTTTAGCGATACGACGCGCTCTGGGTTTCTGAAAGCAATGGAAATTAGCACCTATTCTTTAACTCAGTTGTGCGCTCAAGCCAAGACTTGCATGGCTGAAGGGGGTTCTATTGTTACCCTGAGCTATTTGGGAGGGGTAAAGGTGATTCCCAATTACAATGTCATGGGTATAGCCAAATCGGGTTTGGAAATGAGTGTGCGCTATTTGGCTGCTGAGTTGGGGCCAAAAAATATTCGCGTCAATGCTATTTCTTCTGGGCCCATTCGCACGTTAGCTTCTTCAGCCGTGGGGGGTATTTTGGATATGATTAAGCATGTGGAAGAAATTGCTCCCCTACGACGGACTGTGACGCAAACGGAAGTGGGAAATACGGCTGCTTTTCTCTGTAGTGACCTGGCTAGTGGGATTACGGGACAGGTGATCTATGTGGATGCTGGATATGAAATTATGGGCATGTGATGGGAGTGAATCGGTCAAAAATGAGGAGCGCAATTTTATTCGGGATTTAACATCCCGGCAATTTGTACGACCCATTGCTGACGTTCCTGATGGTCGAGGGCTAAAATTTCTGCCCTAGACCAGTGAAAATGAAAGGCGATAAAGGCTACCTCCCGATACAACTGGGGTAGGGGGTAGCCGGTTACTCCCCCGATAGGACTAATTCAGCTTCTGCTGGGTTAATGGTGTTGTATAAATCGAGCAGGTAATCTAAATCGACGAGAAATAGGTTTTCTAAGGCTTCTGGCGTTACGGATGTGAGTGTACCGAGCTTCTCTATGGTGCGCGAGAGCATGACGAGAGTGCGATAATCTGGGTAGTCGGAGAGGTTCGGGTGGCGATCGCCCATTATTTCATCTTGTCCTGTCGCTAAACGGATCGCCCCTTCTCGATGCAAATTTCCTTGCTCATCCACCAACCCTTTCGGTAAGACAAAGCTAAACCCCATGAAATCATCCCTTTCTTCAGTCATTCTCTACCGGTTCCAACTCATTAATCTGACGATAAAAATCCTGAAGATAACTTAAATCCACAGCAAACATATTTTCTACCACAGCCGGGGAAATTTCCTGCAACGTCCCCAACTGAATAATCACCCGCGCCAAAATGATCACCGTCGCATAAGCTGGATTATCCATCACCCTCGGATCGCGCATCGGGATAATCTCATCCATCGCACGAGATAAGCGCATCTTTCCCTGACGGTGTAGATTACCTTCAGAGTCTAAATAGCCTTTCGGCAACGTAAAATCAAACTCAGTTTGCAGCATAGAGTCCTTTGAATTGATCGGTATATAGACCTGATTTTGCCCTCATCCCCCAGAAAATCCAGTCCCTCTCCCCTGGGAGAGGGATATAGGGAGAGGGCGCGATCGCCTATAAAATCACTTGAGTCTGTTTAATTCTTATAACGCTTCAACACTCATCATTGTTAATTGTTAATTGTTAATTGTTAATTGCCTACGGGGGCGAAACCCGCTTAAACACCTCACAAGCCATTTCCAACTCTTCGCAAGCGAGTTCTGAACTCGAAGCCGTGTTATCCGTGACACTATAGCTAATCGGCCAAGCATTTTCAAACTGAAACAGAGCGCCAATCTCTCCATTTTGGCGATAAACGGCGATCGACCCACTGCGGCGCTGCCTAGACCAATTTCCTTGTTGTACTGCATTCAGCCAATTCCAAAGGGTTTCTGAGCTACTTAATCCGCGTCTAAGGCTAATATTATCTACCGTTTTTTTCGCACCAGGCAGTTTAGAGGTATACAATCTGCCTCGCTTGGCTTTGCCCCAAGGTTCGGGAAAAATTTCTGTAAATTCTACTACTTCTTGAGCAACCTTAAATCCTTTACACTCCATAAATAGTCCATCTACCCCATCCTTTGAGCCATCTAACAGCAATTCCACGTAAAACCGGCAGGCCGTCAGAATTTCAGGGTACTTCAGTCTATTCTTAAAAGCATCTTTACTTTGTGCCATTTCTGTTTAAGCTTACGATCCATAAGATACTGGCAATGAAACCCATAAGACAAGGTATTAAAATACCCTGTCTTTTTTGTCATCTTTTGTAATTATACTGTTGGCACTGGTGCAATCTGTGTTCCTTCCGTCGGGACTTTTCTAATTCCAGTATGGCTAATTTCTATCGTTTCCTTAAATAAATCACTGCTGTCAGCGCCGGCTTGAGTTGTCGTATATTTAGCAGGAATAGCATCCATAATATTATACCTTGCGCCTTCCTTCCCATCCTGCTTATACATAATCAAAGAAGCATCGCCAACTTCTTGTACAGCAGTAGTTGTACCCCCAGTCATGGATGAGGGATGGGAGCTGGTATACCAGTTAATGAGCGCATCATTTTCTACTGTTGTGACAAACTCTAAGGTCATATTCTCATAGCTTACATGAGAAGGGGTAATCTGGGTTCCAGCGGCCACATTTTTGCCAGCATAAATGGCTTGTCCTTCGGCTGCGGGTTCAATGCTCATGGAAATGCCACTGACTTTTTGTAATTGTAGGGTGGTAATGCCTTTCAATTCAAAATAAAACCGGGCTTGGGTTAAATATTCCATAGTTGAATATCCTCTTTAGATAGTTAGGAGAAACGGAAAAAGGTACAGAGGTTAAGTTTCTAGTGCCTTGATGCAGCTCATTGGGTACTTTAGATGTTGGGTAATGCCCTCTCCCTATATCCCTCTCCCGTGGGAGAGGGACTTCTGCTCCCCTTCTCCTGCGGGAGAAGGGGCTGGGGGATGAGGGGCAGCCATTACATAATTCATTTAGGTTTGCTATAGCAAGTCCATTTGAGTTGTGAAATAGAAAAAGCCCTCTCCCTAAATCCCTCTCCCACGGGAGAGGGACTTTTCCCCTTCTCCTGCGGGAGAAGGGGGTAGGGGGATGAGGGGCAGCCATTACATAATTCATTTAGGTTTGCTATATTGCATCATTTTAGATGAAACCATCCACTAAGCTGCTTGTGACATGGCGACAACTTTGGTGATTCTCTCAGCCACAAACTCATAGGTTTCCATGACCAATTCCCCGGAAGTCGCATCGACATCAGAAACTGAATACTTTTTAATCCAAGCTCGGTCTAGATTCCATCGTAGAACTTCCTTATTACTAGGATCGTAGACAACCAGCGAACCGGATTTACGACTATTGGCCCAATTGCCACCGCCCCCTTCTTCTTTGGGCATGACTTCTATAAACCAGTCAAATAATCGCCGTGCTGCGCCTTGGGTATCATCATTGACATAAACTTCAATGGTCATGGAGGGGTTGGTTTCATAACCGGCGATCGTGGTATGTCTGGCTCCACCTTTTCTACCACTGTGAATGGGTTTGTCTCCACCGGTTACTTTACCTTCATAGGTTAGAGCTGCCATACTTTTGACTTCTAATTCTTCTAAGCCTTCAAAGTTTAGGTAAAATCGGTTGGCTGTCGTTGTATAAACGGGAGGCATGGTGTCACTGTCCTTTTACTGATATGTTTAGGAATTTGAATGCATGTATAGCATTTTCAAATGAGATGCCCTCTCCCTAAATCCCTCTCCCACGGGAGAGGGACTTTATTCACCCCTTCTCCCTTCGACTTCGCTCCCTTCGGCTACGCTCCCTTCGACTTCGCTCAGGGCAAGCAGGGCAAGCAGGGCAGCGCCTGCGGGAGAAGGGGTTGGGGGATGAGGGGGGGGATCAACCTTCGCCTTCAGCCGTCCACTGACTGATGCGGAAGATGACAAATTCAGCCGGTCGCACGGGAGCAATACCGACTTCTACATACAATCGACCGAGCATCATACTTTGGGGGGTATTGATATCGGCATCACATTTGACATAGAAGGCTTGCTCGGCACTTCCGCCCATCAATGCGCCCGATCGCCACAAATCGGTTAAGAAGCTGGTAATCGTCCGTTTAACCCGTTGCCACAAGTCCTCATCATTGGGTTCAAACACGACCCATTGCATTCCATTCTCGATGGATTTCTCGATGTAGCTCATCAAGCGGCGAACGTTGATATAGCGCCATTGAATATTATCCGGCTCAACCAAAGTTCTGGCTCCCCAAACCCGAATGCCTCGGCTGGGGAAGGGACGGATACAGTTAATTCCGGCCGGGTTGAGCAGTTCCTGTTCTCGGAAATTACAATCGTAGGCTAAACCCATCACCCCTCTGGGCACTTCGTTGGCGGGGGCTTTATACACGCCTCGCGTTTCATCGGTGCGAGACCAAACCCCGGCCATATAGCCACTGGGAGGAATAGCCACCGGGCGACCAGCATTTCTGGGATTGGGAACCCGAATCCAGGGATAATAGAGGGCGGCAAACTGGGAGCGGCGATTAAATTCTTCCCGCAGCCAACGACTGATTTCTTGGGGTTTTACCCGGTCTGGGGGGGGATCGAGAATCACCATCCGGTTGGGAGCATTGGGAATATCGCCATCGGCTGCGCCTTCACAGAGGCTGACCATGACATCCATGATGCCGTGGAGTTGGTCAATATTGATCAGTCCCGCTTCGTAGACTTTCATCAGATCGGGGCAAGCCATGATCGTCACTTCGTCAATCTCGAAGAGTCCGCGAACCCCGGTGCGGTCATCTCTTACCCCTTCGATGTGTTGGGAGAAGCGATCGGGGGGAGGCATCACCAGGGGAGGACTGATTTCATACACTCCATTACTGGGTCGCCGGGCAAGGGGCGAGCCAGTAATGGACAGGTCTACTGCCGCGATATATTCCGATTCTTCTAAGGCTGTCACTACATAATTGGCCACAGAAGTCTCGATTTGGGGATTCATGGTCAAGTTTTCAAACCGTTCGAGTTCTTCATCTCCTTGGGCGACGACTACGGTGAAAAATTCCCCGGTATTGGCGGTGATGGTTGTGCTAGAAGCTTCTGACTCTTCCGGTGGCGGTTTGGGTTCTCCGTCCATAATTTGTACCCGAACGGAGCGATCCACGGGGACAAGGCTAGAGACATTCTCGCCTGTGGTGGTTATATCGGAACCGGGACGGATGGAAAACTTGAGGGAGGGTCGATTTCCCCGGTTCGTAATGCTGGTTCCGGTTTCGGTGGCTTCGGGTTCTGGGGAACCGGGTAAGCGCGTGCCGATGCTGACGATCCAGCAACGGCCGCCGCCATTGAGGAACCATCCATAGACGCTTAAGGGGAGATAGGCTCCAAAGTCGGTAAACCCATCGGAGTTGGGTCGGCCAAAGTATTGTAGATATTGATCCCAGGTGGTGACCAACATGGGTTTAAAGGGTTCTGCGCCCCCTCGGATGTCTTCGGTAAAACCGACGAAGCCTCCCACAGCAGTCGGAACCCCTTCTATGGGACGACTGCCGCGATTGACTTCTTCGATATAAACACCGGGAGCGTAATAATCAAGTCTCGCCATAATGGATTCCTTCCGAATACCAAGTTACTGTGGAGATTTCCGGTTAAGAGATGACTTTATCCAAAAACGGAGATCAAAATCAAAAAAAATAGGGAGTTTTTCCTAAATAACTCTTGACCACGATAACTGCAACGATACAATAACGGAATTCTAAATGGCTAGTTCTTTAAGAGATTTTTTTGAAGGTTTACTTTTTTTAACTCTTCTTAATAATTGATAACAATTGAGTAAAAATATCCATAAAAAAGGATAAAACTTAATCCATAGATCGATGACCGATCCTAGGCTAAGATAGCGGCTAAGACCCCATGAGTTATTCTGGGGCAGAGTTTAACTCCGGAATGGCTAGAGAATTGAAGCGAGTGAGTGAATTGAATGGCTAATTATTTAGCGATCGCCACGGCCACAGCGACCATGCAGCGCATTATTCAACAAGCGATACAAACGGATGTGGATGGTTCTAGGGTAACTACGGTGCGCCCGGATGGTGCGGGGGGCGGTATCCCAGAGACTGGGGTTAATCTTTATTTATACCACATCAAACGCAATCCGGCTCTAACAAATCAAGATACTCCCAACTTTCAAAGACGGGGGGATATGGTTAAGCGCAGGCAAGCCGCCCTAGATTTATTTTACGTGATTTCTTGTTATGGGAATGATGCAGAATTAGAACCGCAACGACTTTTAGGGTGTGTGGCTCGTGCGCTAGAAGACCAATTGGTTTTTACACCGCAAATGATTCAGGAAACGATTAACGATCCGACGTTTGACTACTTAGAAGGGTCGGATTTAGCTGACCAAATTGAACAAATTCGGGCGGAATTCATCTCTGTTTCTACGGATGAACTCTCGAAAATTTGGTCGGTCTTTTTCCAGACTCCCCATGCTTTATCGGTGGTCTATAAAATTAGTGTGATTCTGATTGAAAGCGATGTATCGGCTAAATCTGCACTACCAGTGCGCGATCGCCGCATGATCGGCGGCCCCTTCCCCAAACAACCCATGGTCGATCAAGTCGTCAATACCACGGGCAAATATATGCCGATTTTAGCCAACAGTACCCTCCGTATTCGCGGACGATTCCTTTCCCATTCCGTCACCCAAGTGCGGATCAATCAAGCGGAAGTGACTCCGCAAATTATCAACGACACCGAATTAAGTCTTCCCCTGCGTCTGGTTCCCAATAGCCATTTGCGGGCCGGAGTTCAGTCCCTGCAAGTGATTCATCCCCAACTTCCCTCCCTTCCCTCTCAAAATGGTCGCTCTCGTCCCCGTCGCAGTGCCACGACTGAACCCATTCAAAAAGTGGAATCTAATGTTTTTCCGTTTGTGATCCGGCCGAGTTTTCTGGGTTATGAACTGGTAGACATAGAAGGAACGGAAGAAGACCGACGCTTGGGTAAAGTGATTATTCGCACTAACCTCACCATTGGGCCGGGTCAGCGAGTAGTGCTGATGCTGAATGAATATTCTAGCGAAAGTGCGATCGCCTATCTCTTCAACAGTACCCCCATTCGCGACAATACCCGCACCCCAATCATTCCCATCAGCAACGTACAACCTGGAGACTATTTTGTTCGCATTCAAGTTGACGGTGCAGAGAGCTTATTAGATGTGGATCTCGATCCCAATAGTCCCACCTATGAACAATATATCGGCCCCATTCTCACCTTGGAATGATTTCATACAGCGCTTTCTTCTCTGGTTGTGGGAATGGGGAGACGGGGAAGACATTCCCTATTCCCTATTCCCCATTCCCTATTCCCTATTACCGCGCGAAGCGCTATAAACCGTGACTGATTTATTCAACACCACCTGGCAAAACGAAAATCAACAGGCTTTAATCCAAGCGTTGGCACAACTGCAAACCAGGATTTCGGACTTCGTCCGACATGAAAATGACAAAATGAGTAAGGAATCTTCTACTAGGGAGGTCGTCACAGAGGAAGGTGAATCCATTCCCGATCTAGAGGAGTCTGAGTTTGCCCTGGATCAGTTGTGCAGTACGTTTAATCTTTCCAGTTTTGAACGGGATATTTTACTCTTGTGTGCGGGTGCAGAGTTAGATGAACAGTTTTTAGAATGGTTGAGCCACTTACAAGGAACGGGGCAGAAATCTTACCCGACGTTTGGGTTGGCGCTGAAACTGTTGGATCGCCCCCATTGGAGCGCCTTAACTCCGGAATCTCCCTTACGGTATTGGCGCTTAATTGAATTGGGAGCGGGGCCGTCGTTTACCCTCAGTCCCCTAAGAATTGATGAGAGTATTCTGCATTATTTGGCGGGAATAAAAACCCAACCGTTGCAGCTTGAAGCGTTGATCCGATCGCTGGAAATATCTGTATCCTTAATGGAACATGACCATGAGTTGATCCAAACGTTGGTGGATACCTGGGTGGGTGCGGCTAATGGGCAGGAGTTTCCCTTGGTACAATTATGTGGGGAAGATAGTCAGAGTAAACAGGCGATCGCCGCTACCGCATTTTCCAGCCTCAATTTAACCCTCCATCATCTCGATCCGGCTCAACTTCCCTCTAGTCCTCATGATGTCCATCAACTGCTGAGATTATGGCATCGGGAAGCCTTTCTGAAAGGGTATGCGCTGTTGATTAACTGCGATCGCCTGTCCACTCCCCTGAACCAAAACCTCGCCCTAATCAAGCTTATTCAAGAGATTAGCACGCCGGTGATTCTGACGAGTGGCGATCGCCTCTCCATCCCC includes these proteins:
- a CDS encoding amidase, with product MNATDLAFTPATEQAQLIRSKQVSPLELVELYLDRIATYDGQLGSYFTVMGEEAIADAKAKTEILAQHPTDLPPFFGVPIPVKDLKRVKDVRCCFGVAALKNEMATEDDGIVTKLREAGFILLGKTATSQVGSMPFTEPPGFPPTRNPWNLEHTSGGSSGGASSALAAGLCPIAHGSDGGGSVRGPAACCGVVGLKPSRGRISFAPLGDSLHGLGTNGVLARNIADTATLLDAMAGYITGDPYWLPDPPIPFAQSYQKPLSSLRIAFSPNLSDFGLATPEYQQAVTDTAKVLADLGHHLEEACPAVADIKEPFTTIWQSGVAASGLPLQLLEPINQWLASGTVNAGQYLQAVGQMQRISRRIVAFWDCYDVLLLPVYLHPPIKVGEWAGLDPAQAFEKVTHWVAPCAPFNATGQPAIALPVGFGDRGLPLSVQLVGKPGAEATLLSLAAQLEPIYNWGQYRPSSYGQREI
- a CDS encoding GvpL/GvpF family gas vesicle protein encodes the protein MYTYALIKTPSTALELPPGLVGDLELVGTPQLAAITEPRMSPTKMEALVQDDGLLEQAYIHYGVVVCDLFAKTTILPLKFYHCFRDRPALEEHLSTHQDQYLKRLHTLEGKGEYILKAFPKPLELPPLEKEQKGKAYFLAKKRRYQEQQEYQNRQEEQWDRLTEQVLALYPEAIIPESEDEKRELFWLGDKNGRSPLDQHLLTWQELCPDWDLHLSDPIPPYDFLAG
- a CDS encoding DUF3084 domain-containing protein codes for the protein MTIGIILIVSILFLGGLLATLGDRLGTKVGKARLSLFNLRPRQTAVLVTIVTGTLISGSTLGILFAMSQPLRRGIFEYDETQRKLRQARRELQSTQAQKAQIEIDLAQARAERELVQENLDNLNASLQTVIAQKSATEENLDKTQAQLREIQANFEKTQVQLQQVMGKFQQAQDQLQRVNVQTETLRSELEQLRSEREELIRQQNEVKSQIAQRDEEIAERNELIAQRDEEIENRDREIEDRNQVIEEREERLKELENQQKFLERQVRIFEQYYQDYQDLRQGNLALLRGQILASVVVEILDPQGSVQAVNRLLEIANQSAREQVKPGTGQLNEQVIQVTEDQVKQLQERIADGQEYVVRLLSAGNYIRGESNVEIFADVALNQVVFESGEVIATGITNGATMSEEELIEQIGILIESCRFRARRGGILESRLQVGDGSPETLMNFVEKIQENPTRITIQAIASETTYTAGPLRIDLVAFEENEEVFRTSSPMLRQNVQEP
- the ntcA gene encoding global nitrogen regulator NtcA; its protein translation is MVLSDDKPLAAMFRQMSGGGFPPVVESFERGKTIFFPGDPAERVYFLLKGAVKLSRVYEAGEEITVALLRENSVFGVLSLITGHRSDRFYHAVAFTPVELLSLPIDRVEKTIKQNPELSMVMLQGLSSRILQTEMMIETLAHRDMGSRLVSFLLILCRDFGVPSEDGITIDLKLSHQAIAEAIGSTRVTVTRLLGDLRAEKMISIHKKKITVHNPVVLSQQFA
- the fabI gene encoding enoyl-ACP reductase FabI, producing the protein MLNLTGKNALILGVANNRSIAWGITQQLHQAGANLGITYLPDEKDRYRKKVQDLVSPLNPSLFLPCDVQNDDQVAEMFETVKKEWGHLDILVHSLAFAGKDELTGDFSDTTRSGFLKAMEISTYSLTQLCAQAKTCMAEGGSIVTLSYLGGVKVIPNYNVMGIAKSGLEMSVRYLAAELGPKNIRVNAISSGPIRTLASSAVGGILDMIKHVEEIAPLRRTVTQTEVGNTAAFLCSDLASGITGQVIYVDAGYEIMGM
- a CDS encoding DUF6760 family protein; translation: MGGVTGYPLPQLYREVAFIAFHFHWSRAEILALDHQERQQWVVQIAGMLNPE
- a CDS encoding phage tail protein, producing the protein MAQSKDAFKNRLKYPEILTACRFYVELLLDGSKDGVDGLFMECKGFKVAQEVVEFTEIFPEPWGKAKRGRLYTSKLPGAKKTVDNISLRRGLSSSETLWNWLNAVQQGNWSRQRRSGSIAVYRQNGEIGALFQFENAWPISYSVTDNTASSSELACEELEMACEVFKRVSPP
- a CDS encoding phage tail protein; the protein is MEYLTQARFYFELKGITTLQLQKVSGISMSIEPAAEGQAIYAGKNVAAGTQITPSHVSYENMTLEFVTTVENDALINWYTSSHPSSMTGGTTTAVQEVGDASLIMYKQDGKEGARYNIMDAIPAKYTTTQAGADSSDLFKETIEISHTGIRKVPTEGTQIAPVPTV